From one Solanum lycopersicum chromosome 12, SLM_r2.1 genomic stretch:
- the LOC138340231 gene encoding uncharacterized protein, translating to MAPRDRAAPRVSTSSIGGGENRLYAITSLQEQENSPNVVTGMIKVFTFDVYALLDPGEILSFVNPYVANHFEILPEKLSEPFCVSTPVGESILAERVHRDCLVSINHMYTMANLVKLYMVDFDVILGMNWIYASYGSIDCRTGVV from the coding sequence ATGGCTCCACGAGATAGGGCTGCACCTAGAGTATCCACTTCTAGTATTGGCGGAGGGGAAAACCGtctctatgcaatcactagcctccaagagcaagagaactcTCCAAATGTTGTCAcgggtatgatcaaagtctttacttttgatgtttatgctttgttagaCCCCGGAGAAATTTTATCATTTGTAAatccttatgttgcaaatcaTTTTGAGATTCTTCCCGAAAAACTAAGTGAACCCTTCTGTGTTTCTACACCTGTTGGTGAGTCTATTCTAGCGGAAAGAGTTCATCGTGATTGTCTTGTTTCCATCAATCACATGTACACAATGGCTAATCTAGTAAAGTTatacatggtagattttgatgttattttgggtATGAATTGGATTTATGCCTCTTATGGGTCAATAGATTGTCGAACTGGAGTTGTTTAG
- the LOC138340652 gene encoding uncharacterized protein, which translates to MSVAEHEGKFHALARHASMILPTEAERVRRFVKGMIIPIHLGVSQVAASGVPFQKVVDAAKELEMIRREGFDQREGKRTRYSGDYSGAPSRSRGYLGRGYHPQSSRPIHAAIPASEAGYSGHNSSSSVHTSQGSSSRPVVRGGHSGHSGSSHQPASRRGCFECGDMGHFVRDCPRTRRGGLHQGSQVSTSRAAKPPARGGAQNGRGGSHSGRGGSPSGRGGGRGGPQSNGSRSHCYAFPGRPEAKASDAVITGIIPVCHRLATVLFDPGSTYSYVSTYFAPSLNILCESLDLPIRVSTPIGDSVVVDKVYRLCTVTLMGYDTHADLKVLEMIDFDVILGMDWLSSYHAILNYHAKTITLAMPEIPIVEWRGTLSHPSKGVISFLKAR; encoded by the coding sequence atgtcagttgcagagcatgagggtaaatttcatgccttggctaggcatgcttcgatgatacttcccacagaggctgagagagtgaggaggtttgttaaggggATGATTATTCCAATTCATCTAGGAGTTTCTCAGGTTGCTGCTTCTGGTGTTCCATTCcagaaagtggtagatgctgctaaggagttggagatgattcgacgTGAGGGATTTGATCAGCGAGAGGGCAAGAGGACTCGTTATTCAGGTGATTATAGTGGTGCTCCGTCTAGGAGTCGGGGTTACTTGGGCAGAGGTTATCACCCTCAGTccagcagacccattcatgctgccataccagcgtctgaggctggttactctgggcataactcttcgagctcggtacatacttcgcagggttcatcttctagacctgtagttcgtggagggcattctggtcattccggttcctctcatcagccggcgtctcgtaggggttgctttgagtgtggtgatatgggacactttgtgagagactgccctaggaccagacgtggtggcttacatcagggttctcaggtttcgacttccagggctgcaaaacctccagctaggggtggtgcacagaatggtagaggtggttctcattcaggtagaggtggttctccttctggtcgaggtggtggtcgtggaggtCCACAATCTAATGGAAGTCGttctcactgttatgcttttccaggtaggccagaggctaaagcctcagatgctgttatcacaggtattattccggtttgtcatcgactagctactgtattatttgatccaggctctacttattcttatgtgtccacatattttgctcctagtctgaatatattgtgtgagtctcttgatttgccgatacgtgtttctactcctATCGGGGATTCTGTAGTTGTAGATAAAGTGTATCGTTTATGTACTGTTACTTTGATGGGGTATGACACTCATGCAGATCTGAAGGTCTTAgaaatgatagattttgatgtgattcttggtatggattggttatcttcttaccacgcaattttaaattatcatgccaagaccatcactttagctatgcctgaaattcctatagtagaatggagaggtactcttagtcatccttctaagggtgtgatatcattccttaaggctCGTTAG